From the genome of Triticum aestivum cultivar Chinese Spring chromosome 1A, IWGSC CS RefSeq v2.1, whole genome shotgun sequence:
AATTGAAATACATCTTTTttgtcccgttgcaacgcacgggcatttgtgctagtatatTACAAATTATAAAATATAATTATAATCATAATATATATACATCTACTAtaattattattatatatataatataatataaataAAAAGATCCAAAGGGACAACCAATTGATCTTGACTATCCAATCATGTCAATACAAATTGAGCATGCAACATGTTTAGCACGAAATTAATATCAACCAAATTGCAATAAACACATAACAAATATCTTATCTAATATTACTGTCAAAAAAATAAGATCCTACCCAATATCATCATACAATTAATATATGCATAATATCAATGGGTATAACTACTTTCACCGTaaaaaaatataagaacgtttagatcactaaagctcttatatttctttacagagggagtagtaatcaGTAGAGTATGTATGTATCCATGTTGTGTCTCCACCATCGGTTTCACATCCATGCTACGTACAGGGCGCATTACAGAGCGTACATATATACGTTTGGGCAACAAACATTCGTCCGTCCACATCACGTGCGATCccacatcaccaccaccaccaggtcatgGCATGGGCTCATGGCGCGCGTCCCTATCGGTCTTAGTCACACCTTCCTCCACTATCTCCATTACGTGATCGATCAAGATTCAAGAGTGATCCCACAAGCTCACGGCGTCCTCATCGTCAGCTTCCGCGTAGTACGACGCCGCCGAGCAACCGTCCGCCGCCGGTGTGCCCAGCACCGGCGGGCTGATCATCAGCCCCTCCGCCATGCTCACCATCAGCCGCGGCATCTCGAACACGTCGTCCTCGTCCACGACGCCGATCGCGTCGTCACGCCTGTCCTGCTCGCCTGCATGCAGCTGATCGCCGTAGCATTGGTCGCTGCGCTGAGGAGCCCAGGTGCTGGCCATCGCGGACGCGGCGGCAGCGGCCGCCGCAGCCCGGACATCGTCGGCGGACATGGACGCCGGCGCGGGGCGCGACCTTGCCGCGTCTGGGAAGTTGAGCGCCGTCCCCGCGCCACGCAGGGCCAATGCGGCCGCGTCGTACGCCGCGGCGGCCATCTCGGGCGTCGGGTAGGTGCCGAGCCAGATCCTGGTGTGCTTGCGCAGCTCCCGGATCTCCGACACCCACTTCCCCGCCCGGAACCGCACGCCGCGGTACACCGGGTGGCGCGTCTCCGCCCGCGGCCGCCTCCCGCAGAGGCTCCCCATCATcccctccctcccttgctccattaaCGTACTAATCACCAGCCAACTCACACCCGTCCGGTACAACAGGCTCCCTACCAAGACATGCAGAGCAGTACGTACATTGCACTAACCAGCATGCACACAACCGGGCTGGACGAGGAATGCAGCAAAGCAAGCAAGCCAGTGAACAAACCAGCTAACAATATTAGCAATGTCAATTAGCAGATGGCAGATACGCTAATCCGGACGGGGGTTTCAGGAGGGTTTAAAAGCCGGgaaccggccggagttggtgaGAACGTACGCGGTTTTCAGCTTTGCGAGCTCGCTCGATCGATGCCGAGCTAGGGATTAGCTGTGAAGCACAGGGGGCAAAAAGGAGTGGCTCTTTCAGGCTCTATCACGGGCCGCCCAATGGAGCCCCGCCACATAGACATAGGGGGGGCAATCTA
Proteins encoded in this window:
- the LOC123126261 gene encoding ethylene-responsive transcription factor ERF026-like; the encoded protein is MEQGREGMMGSLCGRRPRAETRHPVYRGVRFRAGKWVSEIRELRKHTRIWLGTYPTPEMAAAAYDAAALALRGAGTALNFPDAARSRPAPASMSADDVRAAAAAAAASAMASTWAPQRSDQCYGDQLHAGEQDRRDDAIGVVDEDDVFEMPRLMVSMAEGLMISPPVLGTPAADGCSAASYYAEADDEDAVSLWDHS